The Lolium rigidum isolate FL_2022 chromosome 2, APGP_CSIRO_Lrig_0.1, whole genome shotgun sequence genomic interval tgtggttgatggtggtaatattgcggacgatagagatgcgataaaacgagtaaacaagcagcgatagcgatatttaggaacaaggcctagggatcatactttcactagtggacactctcaacattgatcacataacagaataaatagatagatgctagactctacactctcttgttggatgatgaacaccactaactgtgtaggattacacgaaccctcaatgccggagttaacaagctccacaatattcgatattcatgtttaaataaccttagagtgcatgacagatcaacataaccaaaccaagtactaacatagcatgcacactgtcaccttcacgctacgaaaggaggcatagatcacatcaataccatcatagcaatagttaacttcataatctacaagagatcacaatcatagcctacgccaagtactacatgatgcacacagtgtcaccattacaccgtgcaggaggaataaactactttaataacatcactagagtagcacacagataaattttgatacaaaacacattgcaatcataaagagatataaataagcacttcactatgccattcataacagtgaataagtattcgtgaaatatagcctaagagacccacacggtgcacacactcgtcacctttacacacgtgggacaaggagtctccggagatcacataagtaaaatccacttgactagcataatgacatctagattacaagcatcatcatatgaatctcaaacatgtaaggcagctcatgagattattgtattgaagcacataggagagagattaaccacatagctaccggtacagccccgagcctcgatggagaactacttcctcctcatgggagacagcagcgttgatgaagatggcggtggtgttgatggaggagccttccggggcacttccccgtcccggcggcgtgccggaacggagactcctcgtcccccggatcttggcttcgcgatggcggcggctgcggaaggtttctcgtaccgtggctttttcgtatcgaggttttaggtcggggacctttatataggcgaagaggcggagtcggaaggtcaacgaggcgaagaCACAacaggggcgcgggccccccttggccgcgccgggtgtcatctcggtggccccgtggcccctctccgatgactctcgggtgttcggaagcttcgtgcaatcctaagatgccgggcgttgatttcatccgattccgagaatatttccttactaggatttctgaaaccaaaaacagcagaaaacgacaagcggcccttcggcatctcgtcaataggttagttccggaaaacgcataaatatgacataaagtatgcataaaacatgtagatatcatcaataatgtggcatggaacataagaaattatcgatacatcgaagACGTTtcaagatgatatgccacggtacgagtaaagagtacttgtcggagacgaggttgaacaaggtatggagataccgatgatcaaacctcggacaagtaaaatatcgcgagacaaagggaatcggtatcgtatgtaaatggttcaatcgatcactaagttatcgttgaatatgtgagagccattatggatctccaaatcccgctattggttattggtcggagaagagtctccaccatgtctgcatagttcgcgaaccgtagggtgacacacttaaggtttgatgtcgttttaagtagatatggaatatggaatggagttcaaagttttgtttggagtctcggatgggatccaggacatcacgaggaggtctggaatggtccggagaataagattcatatataggaagtcattttctaagtttgaaaatgatccggtgtatttatggaaagttctagaaggttctagaaaagtccggaagaaatcaccatggaaggtggggtctccaccaagcttggccggccagccaaagggaggaggagtcccaggtggactccacctaagggggtTGGCCACCCCATCAaagggaaaggggagagtcccaacccaagtaggattcgtccatatggcagtttttgaattggggtcttattcgaagacttggacaaacccttgggggttccacctatataatgagcgacaaggggagggggccggacacaccaaccACACCTTGGTCGCACCCCTtagaggcaccaaggccggcgcccccctctccccaaaccctagccgcccctcctcctcatacacctctagtagtgcttaggcgaagctctgccggagttctccaccaccaccgccgccacgccgtcgtgctgtcgggattccgaggaggatctactacttccgttgcccgctggaacggggagaaggacgtcatcatcaacaccgaacgtgtgaccgagtacggaggtgctgcccgactgtggcaccgtcaagatcttctacgcgcttctgaaagcggcaagtgatcatcttctgcaacaacgagatctaatctcgtaggctttggaaatcttcgagggttattctcatgatcttctcgttgctcccatcttctaaattgaatcttggcttggttttcgttcttgcggtaggaatttttttttgttttctatgctacgaatcccatcagcaaGGTCATAAAGAAGCAGACCATCCTTTGGGGTTAATTTCCAAGCCTTCACAAGTGCCTCCCAATCAGCATTTCTTATCGATCTGATAGGACTTTTTGATGGCTTGGCGGCACAAAGAGGAAATTCCATTGAAAACGTATGGACAATATCACACACAATTCTTGTGTTGCTTGTTGTTTGTCCAACACCTGATCTTAATGCTTCTGCAGCTGTCTTGGGTGAGGATACTCCCGGAGGCATAGGTTAACCCCCTGGTTACAATGACAACATGGATCAATCAAAGAGCATGATGAAAATTAACTATATATGAGTAAACAATAATGAAATCCATAACACAAACAAGACATGGTATAAGAGCCCTCTGGGTCTTTCCATGTTCGGACGGGCTAGGAAATCCACTTATATATCTCAATACCCCTCCTCACGTGTGAACAAAGAGAATAGGAGGTCAACACGTGGAAAACAATGGCACACCTCACATGTATGAATGCGCTTAATATGGAAGAGATGGGCGAACTAGCAACTAGTTTCTTCAAATATCCATACAAGGTGTATACAAATGTGCAGCCTGAGATCATTGTCAATATCATTGAGCCGAAGATCAATCAACTGGGCTTTGTAGATATATGGATTAAATGGGTGATGGTTTGTGTTAAATCAGTGATTAAATGTATTTCAGATCTTCAAGAGGTTTACGGCAGGGGACCCCTAATCCCCATATCTTTTCCTTTTTATACCTGATGGTTTATCTCGTTTGATACAGAAAGAGATTGATAACAATCAGATTCATTAGCTAAAAATCTGTAGGAAAAGCCCAGGAATTTCACACCTAGTTTTTGCAGATGACAGGCTGCTTTTTTTTAGGGATGACCAGGAGCAAGCGTTGAGAGTGAAAAATGTCATGTGTAACTATGAACAGACAACAGGGTAATTGTTAAGCCTAGAGAAATGTTCTATGCTCCTAGGGAACAAATGTACATACGAGATGGGTCAACAAGTGATGGCGATCCTAAATGTTCACAAGGCAAGCTTTGCAGAAAAATACCTAGGGCTGCCAGTTCCTGAGGTAAGGATGAAAGATGGCAGATTCAACctgcatcacttgatcattgttgtttcGTGAAGACTCATGATTTTCTCCCCCATACGCCATTATGGGATAGCTTCAttaagcacatcttcacatgtccattatcactaaatggatggcaagcttcaagcatgtgatcctcttgagatgctcaacttgaacttgcccaactcaaccttgatgacgatcaccacttgatgtcatcctctcatgggctatataagatctcacttttgatgcatgcccatggaaagatacctaacccacatatacAACagaagggcacatatatgatgggttagttcataaagcataattgacaagacttaccataccacatgacttcacgtggcacattcttcatgcttcatgtgttgaccaaatttgaatctattcttcactattTGTATtgttcaaccttgtatcttctcatgctctatcatactatcttgatcattcattgcttaacacataagctagagcatggctaatattgagtttcacataagaactccatcttcatttcttcttcttgatcatatcacatatatgtcttcaaatcgatgatcttgatgccaatactcaaggtatgtcttttatcttcatggcatccatacttgaatccaacacatggactacaagtattaCCTATGGAATatcccttcatataaactcaatgaaaacattagtccataggggttgttattaattaccaaaaccacacataggggcaatatacccttacacatcGGCATcagaatcttcgagtagtacaacttgagtctacgcacggttgcaagcatccgtccctagactcgggggctactcccatcgggagcgctggacgcgcacccgatatctaGCAGTTTCGACTTCAAAATGATGAAGAAGGATCAAGTCTTCTCAACATATATGGACATTCGGATGAAGGCAAttatagtccctgcccgaagctttacttcaCCCAGTCACTAGGGGGTTACTCATGTgggaattacccttcgggtaaccaacactagactacctcctccggcccaactaggggcccatgaagatttccCAACCACCAAGGTGTAACTATACGTCGGTTCTAGCAAAGGAGACCtacccgaagaaggattcttgacgaacaaggaaagaagacgctatacaaggaaagactagaatatatctcattgtaacctagtcgagtccagatagaactctcgggacctggcctgctatataaaggccacgTGAGGGTCTACCGGAAAACAACTTGAACACGTAGATCCACCGCAAGACAGAGCTAGAAACTTAGAACACTTGCCTCTTGACGAGACAACCACCATAGCCTATCggataccccattgtaacccgatatattcgataatcaagatcagacaagcaggaagtaagtgttttacctcatcgagggtcccgaacctgggtaaatctctctccccgtttgtttggtatccgatgtctcgtgtcagcctgcaggattccgttaaccctaagcccctcatggtgggcattgcaggggagcaccctcgtcagcACTCATCGGTGATAGCCAACCTCGATGCCATTCCTAGTAACATCTAAGTGTTTAGCGAACCTACCGACCAACGTTTGCTGTACACTATCTAAGTTAGAGATTACCAACCAAACGAGGTGCCACCGAAAAATCTCAATGCTGGCTGTTCTTAAGAGGAAAAATTAACCAAAAAAAAGATTTCTAGGTATCACGagaatccaaaaaaaaaactcgAATTGTATATATACATGCAATATCAAAATTTTCTATTCCATATTTTTATTTGTAGGCTACAAAAATTTCAAATATGTGGATTCAAATATGGATTAGGTATTTGCTTTCATTGATCCATTTGATTAATTTCTATTGGTAGCAAAGTATTTGTTGGCACATTTTAGATATTCAAATATGTACACTTATGTATAACTTGAAAATAATCAAATTTTTTCCAAGAATCTTCTAAGTATGAGCTTCATACTTTTGAAAGTATATTTTATGTAGGTTGGGTGCAAAAATGTCGCCGACTTTTCACGACAcggcacctgctactacgaggagTATATCATGTTAACCTATAGCTCTACACGATAGGAGACAATGACTAACATGTCTTTCTACCCGTGTCTCCAGAAATGCTCACACTTCATTCATGTGCTTTCAATATTATCTTTGTAACAAAAAATGTAAGAGCATGCATTTGTTTAGAAGAATGATAACTTTATTCAATCAAATTCAACACGTCTACATGAATATTAAGGTCATTCGAGGTCTAAAGCAATCGAACATGCATACCCTCTTCTAATGACGTAGTCGATTTAGCTAATTGATTTGTTTCCTACTTCTCCTCTTCAAAACAGAAGCCTCCTTCACAAGAATCTTTCTCAATCATGTACTGTCGTCCTCTGACATCTCCTCCTTTGATCTATATGACAACATTAAGGCAATCCGATGCAACCAATAGCCTCCCGACATGTAGTAAATCAACTGCTTGCTGAGGAAAGAGGCTTCGATGATCTCTGAGGCTGCCCTCGATACCATTGATATCCTCCTGAAAACCGACCATGGTTGTCCTGACAAACCACCATCAAATTTAATTTTGATCACTCTCATCGAAGGAGGGGTCCATCTTGGATATGCTATTGTGCAAAATATCGTGATGAATCAACAACTTCAataaattagagcatctccagtcgcgtcccccaaatgacgtttgggggacggcggacaagaaatggggaaaatcgcgttccagtcgcgtcccccaaagctaaatagcgcccCATTTTATGTCCGGCGTCCCTGATAGAGACTTTgtacatagagtctctaccgggaacgccggacacaaaaacagcgtccggacgcatgcatgcagcccctactccccacatgtcattctcttttcccacactttctctcacctactttttccACATGAAGTGGTCCCCTCAAAATGCATGCaaccggacgctgtttgagggacgtggCTGGAAAGagcctcttttttttttacaGATTTTTGGATTCTTTTTGTCCAACGCGGTCCTAAACGTCTCCCAAATTATTTATACCGaacgttttttgagggacgccgactggagatgctcttagtcgtgGCTCAAAGACTTGCTCCGAGAAGAAAACCATAGCCTTGGATCGTTGGTAGGATAGCAACATTTTATCAAAGTGCCCACATTCGCATGTTCATGCCCTTATCAGCTTCCTAGAGATTGAAATGAATTGACGGGATTAAATCCCATCTAAATCAAAATACTCTATGATCCCCTCCAGCCCACTCCACAAGGCTGCAGCTACGACCCTGTTTATGTGCGCCGCCGGCCCGCCCCATCATTTCAATGTTCCTCGATAGTCTCGCTTCACACTGCAGCCGACACGCCACGAGGCGAACACCATCATGACATCATCCACTGTCCATGCGTCCTGTTCGAATAGCCGCTCCGACGCATCCTTGCGAGGAAGTTGCACAAATCACCACCTTTTGCTGTCTTTGTTGCGCAAAACACCACCTTCACATATTTGTTGCAGAGATCACCACCTTTTGATGTAATATGTTGCACAGAGGTCCAAATCTGATATTGGAGTCAGATTAAGCTAATTAACTTCAAATTTGACAGCTAGCCCCATAAAATAGAGATGACGTGGTGTCCACTATATCATCTACTGTGTTTTCAAACTTTTTTGAAAAATAAAGTCCAATAATTAAAACAATATTAAAGAATAATTCTGGGAAAGTTTGAAATGAATCTAACATGCCGTCTGAAAtttgtgtcaattttttttgattcgatcagtgtttgatgaaattttcaaaaaaaatcaaaaaatatgaGCAAAATTGAGAAAATATTCACGTGTATGTTCTAATATTCTATTTTGATCCACTAAATTTTCGGCATGAAAGAACATTTTTTATGACTTgggtaaaaaagataaaaaaaagtgtCTTATCTGTAATGAAAATATAGCGTcgcaatttgtcttttttacaaggAACACAATTTTTTATTTCATAATGAAACTTTTATGGGCCAACATAGGATGCCTGGATGTACACGCgaatatttttttagaatttttaaacattttaaaatatgttattttatattttttctaaTAGGTGCAAATGCACCTACGAGCCAAAAAGTCATGTCCGAAATGCTATCATCAATAATTAGGTTCGAACGCTATGGTCTGACCCCAGATATGTGAATATGAAGGACCTttaacttcatcttcttcctgatTTACTTCTCTAAATTATGTCATTATGTTTCAAATTATTCGGATCATATTGTTTTAATTGCTAGAATATTTACATTGTTTTTTTTGGAAATTTCATCAAATGTTGACCGAATCTAAAAATATGACACAAATTTCAGATGGCATGTTAGATTCGTTTCAAACTTTCCTAGAATTATTCTTTAATATTGTTTTAAttattggatttttctttttaaaaTGTGACATCATCTCTGTTTTATGGGGCCAGCTGTCAAATTTGAAGTTAATTAGCTTAATCTGACTCCAATATCAGATTTGGACCTCTATGCAACACATTACATCAAAAGGTGGTGATCTCTGCAACAAATATGTAAAGGTGGTGTTTTGCGCAACAAAGACAGCAAAAGATGGTGATTTGTGCAATTTCCTCCATCCTTGCTGAGCCTGTCTTCCTGTTTGTGGGTTCCCACGCCACCGCAGAGTCAGGCCCACCTGTAAGCACACCCCACGCCATGTGCGCACACACAGCTGTTCGCGGGGGCCACGCGACAGACGGGAACAGACGCGCCACGTGTCGAGCCTAGATTGGACGGGCGGCgcccggcgtcgtcgtcggcgtctaCGGCGTCCACCCCCTTTTTATAGGTCTGGAGCGCCCCGGCTGCGAGAACGGAGAACAGAAACGGAAACATTTCCCTAGCCACCGGAAGCGAGCAGCCGCCGGAGCGCAGGTAACCTACCACTCCTCACGGATTCCTCTCGAGTTGCTCCATCCCTAATTTTGGTCCGCTGGTAGTACTTCGATTTAGGTCAGATCTGGGGTTTGGTTGGGGTTCAGAGCGCTGAATCGGGCGAATCCGTGCTTGATTTCTAGCGTTGGGGTTGGTAGAATTTTGGGGCCGTTTTGAGTTGATTGCGTGGGATGATTCCGGTGTGAGATAGATAAAGCTGTCGTGTCTACAGGTGATCCATCGCTCGCTCgagcaggcagcagcagcagctcctgcTTCTGGCCAAGGCGGCTAGATTCATTCCGCCGCCATGAAGTCCGGTTCCGCTTCCTCCGGCCGCGATGAtccctgggctcctccacctacctccggcagcggcagctccAACGAGCCAGCCAAGAAGCAGCGCACGGAGCCGCCCCCGAGCTCAAGCCAGGCCGAGGCGTCCTCCTCTTCCCATCCTCCaccacagccgccgccgccggatggCGAGCCGCCGAGGGTGCCGGATCTCGGGGAGGACGCGATATTCGAGATCCTGCGGCGGGCGGAGGCCCGGACGCTGGCCGCGGCGGCGTGCGTCAGCCAGGGGTGGCGGCAGCTGGCGGAGGACGAGCGGCTGTGGGAGGCCGCGTGCGTGCGGGAGTGGGCCAACCTCGGCTTCTCCCAGCAGCAGCTCCGCGCGGTCGTGCTCTCGCTCGGGGGATTCCGCCGCCTGCACGCCGTCTACATCCGCCCGCTCCAGCAGCGTGGTGCCGGGGCGCCGCACAGGCAGGGGAGGAGGCAGTTGCCTGTGAGGTTGGGCAGGGACCAGGTTCAGCTCTCGCTGTCCCTCTTCTCGATTGGGTTCTTCCAGAACATGCCGAACCATCCTTTCCCCAAGAAGGACAAGGGTGGTGATGGCAGCGATAAGAGTGGAGGTGGGCAGTGCGGCTGATCTGGTCTCTGCCTAACAAGCTTATCTCTCCCTGGCAAGAAAACAAAAGCTTATCTCTCCACCCCGTCTGTTGCTGCGTGTGTGTGGCCTAGAGTTTTGGACACCTTCTCGGCTGACTGGAGCTACTAGAGAGTGAAGGAGAGAGAGCACAAAGCGTGGGGGTGGTTGGTAAGAGACAGGTGTATGTATAGTGTTACTTGGATCTATAGGAACGTCGATATGTGTATGTATAGGGATGAGTGGTGATTTAGTTGAGTCACATGGACAAATTGGTGAATCTCTCTTAGTGGGGAAATGTCCTGGATTAAGCTTGGGGCAATGTGAGGAATGAATTGAGGTATTCAATACTGCCATCAATCGTGATTTAATCTTTGCTTATATTTTGATATCTTGATCTTACATATTGTTCTGTGCTAGTTTTTTTTACCACttcattttttatttcaattaAAAAATATTATTGATTGCCTCCTGTAGAAATATTGTGTATGTAAATGAAATGCTATTTCTGTAAATGCTTTATTTTTACGGAATGAAGAGGTGTATTCATAATATTCTGAAGCTTGGGACAGTAGAACAAATAGCTGGGTATAATTCCCCTTGATATGTAGCTTGTGTTGGTTTGGAGTCTTCTCGAAATTTCCGGGTTTAAAGATTTGAACTGTAAGGAGTATATTGGTTTAATGCTATTGTAGCTGGGCTTGCTTGTGGCGGTCGTAATCAGATGTTATCCAATACTTAGCTAACTGAATTTATCGCAATACTCCAGATTTGACCATCGGCGACTAGAATCCACAGAAACTCAAGATGGCTGAGCTTTCTCGTGAGGAGAATGTGTACATGGCTAAGCTTGCAGAGCAGGCTGAGAGATATGAGGAGATGGTTGAGTTCATGGAGAAGGTGGCAAAGACAGTTGACTCTGAGGAGCTCACTGTTGAGGAGCGCAACCTTCTATCAGTTGCTTACAAGAATGTTATTGGTGCCCGCCGTGCCTCATGGCGCATCATTTCCTCCATCGAGCAGAAGGAAGAGAGTCGTGGCAACGAGGACCGTGTCACACTCATCAAGGACTACCGCGGAAAGATCGAGACTGAGCTTACTAAGATCTGTGATGGTATCCTCAAGCTTCTGGATTCCCACCTTGTCCCCTCATCAACCGCTCCAGAGTCTAAGGTCTTCTACCTCAAGATGAAGGGTGATTACTACAGGTATTACAGTAATGACCATCATAGAATTCCTGCATCTTTTGTTTAATGGAATTACTTAATTGATTTGGTTGAATTTATGTTATTCAATAGGTACCTTGCGGAATTCAAGAGTGGATCTGAGAGGAAGGATGCTGCTGAGAACACCATGGTTGCATACAAAGCTGCCCAGGTGGTTTGCTTGCCCTGGATTTCACTTATGTAACATTTAATTTCCCTTAGATGGAATCTGTTTCATGTGTGATTTATCCAGTTGTATCATCTGGTGGTGAGTTTTGCTCAGTTTAGTTTCTTATTAAATCTTTCAGGATATTGCACTGGCAGAGTTGCCCCCAACTCATCCTATCAGGCTTGGTCTGGCACTCAACTTCTCAGTGTTTTATTATGAGATCCTTAACTCTCCTGACCGTGCTTGCAACCTCGCCAAGCAGGTTTGTCTTCTACAATAACTTGTTGTGTATGACTTATCAGTAGTTCCAAACTGAATAGACCATGTGGATTTGAGAATATTTGAAGTGAATGCAGCTTTTATGTAAAACTTTGACTTGATAATTGGGATTAAATATCAACAACTGAATAACATGTAAGCTAACAAGTCATCACTGACATGTGCTATACTGTTCTTTACGCAAATATCATATGTGGTTGAACCTGAAACACTAAATGGAAATAATAATTGTTCCGCAGAGTGCAAAAAGGTCACCAGATATCATGATAAATAGACTTACAGATGTAGACTTCTCAAAGCCAATAGGCAGAATTAGTTAAGTGTTGCGGAGATGTTAGCCTCCATAAGTTCAGATAAAAATATTAATGAATCAAACAATAAATGTATGTTTCTCAATGCCCATTTAATCAATTAAGTGCTGAAGTTAGAGGCTAATTGTAGACAAGATTCATAACGTGGAAGAAACACTTGCAAGATAGCAACTTAGCATGTTTAGAATATGGTGGATTGCATTCAATGTAAGTGCATCATCTGCCATTGTACAGGTCCCATTCATTGGATCAAAGAACCATAGGAGATCGAATATCATTCACTTGTACCCATTCACCTTTTCTATAGTATTTCTCACATTGTAAGGATGAATGTCAtccacttgttttcttgttttctatatgACTTGCTCACTTTTATAGTGGTATCATGCTATTCGTGTCACTGCAAAGATAACTCTTTTTGTTTCCTTAGTGTTGGGAGAGGGGGTCTATTTTGTCATGCCTTCAATAGTTTTTGAAGCCTCATTAGTCCTgttaatattttcaaatatagTATAACTGCATTTTAGCCTTAATCTGCTATGCTTATGTCAGGCTTTTGATGAGGCCATCTCAGAGCTGGACACTCTGAGCGAGGAATCCTACAAGGACAGCACCTTGATCATGCAACTGCTGCGCGATAACCTGACGCTGTGGACTTCTGACATCTCGGTATTCCTTAGTCCCAAGAATTTTTACTTGCATCCTCTTTTCTCTAGTCATTCTAAATATGTAAATTTCTCGTGCTTGGCTGCAGGAGGACGCTGCTGAAGAAATCAAGGATGCTCCTAAGGGTGAATCTGGCGATGGACAGTAAACGTGGTCTATGTGCCCGGAGACTTGAACTATTGTGTTCTTCTGTCTTCGAGTGACACTTCAATGTGCTCTGGATTGTCTTTTCTTCAGTATAGATTCTAGTGTCCTTGTGGTTTGGAGGCTCCTTATGTTGTGATAGGGAAGGTTGCAGAGCCTAGCTGCTTGGCGGGTTGGTTATCAGGCTATGATTGTTGGGGAGCCTCTTGTTGAACCTTGCGTTACTTTGTTTTTAGAATTTTCTGTTGCTCTTGTTTGTCAGCCGTTGTCTTCTATTCCTCTACCTCTTTTCCAGTGGGTCATGGGTGTCTtctggaggtggcgttttggcacacgcgtgcatatgcacccattatagaaaataataaaaaaaaattaaaaaatgtcaaaaaaatctgacataaattttttggtatacatcatgacattctatgttcgttcacaagttttcgtggaaaaacaacattttgtgtggtgtgtacaaaaaagacaaaaaaatatcctgtacgtagtcgtgttacagcatcaaaatttgtcttttttacaggagccacagaaaaatgtttttatttttgaaaacttgtgcaccgacataaaatgtgtagatgtacatgtaaaaatttagtttagaattttttgacactttgaaatgtggattcacataatgggagcatatgctcctatgagccaaagtgcatttcccgtgTCTTCTAGGTTATGTTTTGTTGGTGTCTAAAACCAACATTTACCAGTTTCTTGCTGATAGCTAAATTTATGGTCTTTGTTTGGATGACTGCTATTTTTTTTATGCTGGTGCACTCCTTTTGGTTAGAAAAGCATGGAGTACATGCCAGCTTGCTGGCACCAGTTAAATTTTTGTACCTAATGTTGGCCAAATCGAAATTTGTG includes:
- the LOC124692774 gene encoding F-box protein GID2-like; translation: MKSGSASSGRDDPWAPPPTSGSGSSNEPAKKQRTEPPPSSSQAEASSSSHPPPQPPPPDGEPPRVPDLGEDAIFEILRRAEARTLAAAACVSQGWRQLAEDERLWEAACVREWANLGFSQQQLRAVVLSLGGFRRLHAVYIRPLQQRGAGAPHRQGRRQLPVRLGRDQVQLSLSLFSIGFFQNMPNHPFPKKDKGGDGSDKSGGGQCG
- the LOC124692773 gene encoding 14-3-3-like protein GF14-E; this translates as MAELSREENVYMAKLAEQAERYEEMVEFMEKVAKTVDSEELTVEERNLLSVAYKNVIGARRASWRIISSIEQKEESRGNEDRVTLIKDYRGKIETELTKICDGILKLLDSHLVPSSTAPESKVFYLKMKGDYYRYLAEFKSGSERKDAAENTMVAYKAAQDIALAELPPTHPIRLGLALNFSVFYYEILNSPDRACNLAKQAFDEAISELDTLSEESYKDSTLIMQLLRDNLTLWTSDISEDAAEEIKDAPKGESGDGQ